From the genome of Pelobacter propionicus DSM 2379, one region includes:
- the accC gene encoding acetyl-CoA carboxylase biotin carboxylase subunit, with translation MFHKILIANRGEIALRIIRACKELGIKTVAVYSQPDINSLHVKLADESVCIGPAASAQSYLNINAIISAAELTDAEAIHPGYGFLSENADFAEICEKCGITFIGPSPESMRIMGDKISARQAVTAQGVPILPGTKEGVASVDEAITIAKEIGFPVIIKATAGGGGRGMKIVHSQAALPNAFATARAEAQSGFGNPEVYIEKYCEHPRHVEIQILADKHGNVIHLGERDCSIQRRHQKLIEEAPSTISTPELRAAMGEAAVRAAASVGYNSVGTVEFLVDKENNFYFMEMNTRVQVEHPVTEMITGVDIVREQIRSAAGCPLRYRQEDIKISGHAIECRINAEDPHKFTPCPGKITAYHPPGGLGVRVDSFVYDQYTVLPYYDSMVAKLIVHAETRQDAIKRMSRALDEYIIEGIKTTIFFQKRIMTNKDFIEGNIDTSFLERIVLE, from the coding sequence ATGTTTCATAAGATTCTGATCGCCAACCGGGGCGAGATTGCCCTGCGCATCATCCGGGCCTGCAAGGAACTGGGCATCAAGACGGTGGCGGTTTACTCCCAACCCGATATCAACTCACTGCACGTCAAGCTGGCCGACGAGAGCGTCTGCATCGGCCCCGCCGCCAGCGCCCAGAGTTACCTGAATATCAATGCCATCATCAGTGCCGCTGAACTGACCGATGCCGAGGCCATCCACCCCGGCTACGGGTTTTTGTCGGAAAACGCCGATTTCGCTGAAATCTGCGAAAAGTGCGGCATCACCTTCATCGGCCCCAGCCCGGAGAGCATGCGCATCATGGGCGACAAGATCAGCGCCCGTCAGGCGGTCACTGCCCAGGGAGTGCCGATCCTGCCCGGCACCAAGGAGGGGGTCGCTTCGGTGGATGAGGCCATAACCATTGCCAAGGAGATCGGCTTCCCGGTGATTATCAAGGCTACGGCAGGGGGGGGCGGTCGCGGCATGAAGATCGTTCACTCCCAGGCGGCGCTCCCCAATGCCTTTGCCACCGCCCGTGCCGAGGCCCAGTCAGGCTTTGGCAACCCTGAAGTGTACATAGAAAAGTATTGCGAGCACCCGCGTCATGTGGAGATCCAGATCCTGGCCGACAAGCATGGCAACGTGATTCACCTGGGGGAGCGTGACTGCTCCATCCAGCGGCGCCACCAGAAGCTGATCGAGGAGGCCCCCTCCACCATCAGTACCCCGGAGCTGCGCGCAGCCATGGGGGAGGCAGCGGTCAGGGCGGCCGCATCGGTTGGATACAACAGCGTGGGAACCGTTGAGTTCCTGGTGGACAAAGAGAACAACTTCTATTTCATGGAGATGAATACCCGCGTTCAGGTGGAGCACCCGGTAACCGAGATGATAACCGGCGTCGACATCGTCCGCGAACAGATCCGCTCGGCAGCCGGCTGTCCTCTGCGCTATAGGCAGGAGGACATCAAGATCAGCGGCCATGCCATCGAGTGCCGCATCAATGCCGAGGATCCCCACAAGTTCACCCCCTGTCCCGGCAAGATAACCGCCTACCACCCGCCGGGAGGGCTGGGGGTGCGGGTGGATTCCTTCGTCTATGACCAGTATACCGTCTTGCCCTATTACGACTCCATGGTGGCCAAGCTGATCGTCCATGCCGAAACGCGGCAGGATGCCATCAAACGCATGTCCCGGGCGCTGGACGAGTATATTATCGAGGGTATCAAGACCACCATCTTCTTCCAGAAGAGGATCATGACCAACAAGGATTTTATCGAAGGAAACATAGAT
- the accB gene encoding acetyl-CoA carboxylase biotin carboxyl carrier protein, with amino-acid sequence MDVKDLQVLFDMITETDITEFEMENSDEKIVIRRGARVEQLSMVPVPAPQAAVQCASAPAEAPASAAAPTAAQGDTINSPIVGTFYCAPEPGAASYVEPGQVVEKGQMLCIVEAMKLMNEIEAEFRCRILKVCKENGQAVEFGDPLFVIEKM; translated from the coding sequence ATGGATGTTAAAGACCTGCAGGTACTGTTTGATATGATCACCGAGACGGATATTACCGAGTTTGAGATGGAAAACTCCGATGAAAAGATCGTTATCCGTCGGGGAGCACGGGTAGAGCAGCTGTCCATGGTTCCCGTACCCGCGCCGCAGGCCGCGGTACAGTGCGCGTCCGCTCCGGCCGAGGCTCCCGCTTCCGCGGCGGCTCCTACCGCCGCCCAGGGGGACACGATCAATTCGCCCATCGTCGGCACGTTCTACTGCGCTCCCGAACCGGGTGCCGCCTCCTATGTGGAACCCGGCCAGGTGGTTGAGAAGGGGCAGATGCTTTGCATCGTGGAAGCCATGAAGCTGATGAACGAGATAGAGGCCGAGTTCCGTTGCAGAATCCTCAAGGTGTGCAAGGAAAACGGCCAGGCCGTCGAATTCGGCGATCCGCTGTTTGTCATCGAAAAAATGTAG
- a CDS encoding M24 family metallopeptidase, whose product MLHIRRARLERFFTAHDLDAILFLSLANIRYLSGFTGSDGALLLTREECRLLCDSRYTTQAAAEVLDGEVLQYSDRNALLRELVDDLGLSRIGFEAAHTTFAAFSELSSSLKGHELVSLGGDLDQIRSCKDQDELERLSRVAGLASDALVACLGKLGPGVSEASFAWELEKEMRNRGAEGRAFDFIVASGERGAMPHGRASEKLLRSGELVTIDFGACMDGYVSDETVTIAIGTPDRRGVDVYAVVKEAHDLAIAAVRPGISCRDLDAVARDHIRGRGFGDYFGHGLGHGVGLEVHEKPAISPRNDMTLQEGMVFTIEPGIYIPGFGGVRIEDTVVVLPDGCRALTRVSKELMYV is encoded by the coding sequence ATGCTACACATCAGGCGCGCCAGACTGGAGCGCTTTTTCACTGCCCATGACCTGGATGCGATCCTGTTCTTAAGCCTTGCGAATATTCGCTACCTGTCAGGCTTTACCGGCTCTGACGGCGCACTGCTGCTCACCCGGGAGGAGTGCCGTTTGCTGTGCGATTCGCGCTATACGACACAGGCAGCTGCCGAGGTACTGGACGGCGAGGTGCTCCAGTACAGCGATAGAAATGCTTTGCTACGGGAATTGGTCGACGATCTGGGGTTGTCGCGCATCGGTTTCGAGGCGGCCCACACCACCTTCGCCGCGTTCAGCGAACTCTCTTCAAGCTTGAAAGGGCATGAACTGGTCTCCCTGGGGGGCGACCTGGACCAGATCCGTTCCTGCAAAGACCAGGATGAGCTGGAGCGGCTCTCCCGCGTGGCCGGTTTGGCCTCGGATGCCCTTGTTGCCTGTCTGGGAAAATTGGGTCCCGGTGTCAGCGAGGCCTCTTTTGCCTGGGAACTCGAAAAGGAGATGCGAAACCGCGGCGCCGAGGGCAGGGCCTTTGATTTCATCGTTGCCTCGGGAGAACGGGGCGCCATGCCCCATGGCCGGGCGTCGGAAAAACTGCTCCGCTCCGGCGAACTGGTTACCATCGACTTCGGCGCCTGCATGGACGGATACGTTTCCGACGAGACCGTAACCATTGCCATCGGCACGCCTGACCGGCGCGGTGTTGATGTTTACGCCGTTGTCAAGGAGGCCCACGACCTGGCCATTGCAGCGGTCAGACCGGGCATCTCCTGCCGCGACCTGGATGCCGTTGCCCGCGATCATATCCGCGGTCGCGGCTTTGGCGACTATTTCGGCCATGGCCTGGGGCACGGGGTCGGTCTTGAGGTTCACGAGAAGCCGGCCATCTCCCCCCGCAACGATATGACCCTCCAGGAGGGGATGGTGTTCACCATCGAACCTGGTATCTATATTCCCGGCTTTGGCGGGGTGAGGATCGAGGACACGGTGGTGGTCCTGCCTGATGGCTGCCGTGCGCTGACGCGGGTTTCAAAAGAGCTGATGTACGTATAG
- a CDS encoding roadblock/LC7 domain-containing protein produces the protein MSLKGTLTEIVENVAGGRAVVIMASDGIPIDQVVVDEGSFDLQLLSVEYATLLGDIRRAVELLKVGEMEEVSTTSGDMCVVLRVLSQELFVILVMDRDASLGKGRYLLRLKSYELARMLL, from the coding sequence ATGTCGCTAAAGGGTACACTGACGGAAATAGTGGAAAATGTAGCCGGTGGCCGGGCAGTCGTCATCATGGCCAGCGACGGTATTCCCATCGATCAGGTGGTTGTGGATGAGGGAAGCTTTGATCTGCAGCTTCTCTCGGTTGAATACGCCACGCTGCTGGGTGACATCAGGCGGGCAGTGGAGCTGCTCAAGGTGGGCGAGATGGAGGAAGTCTCCACCACCAGCGGCGACATGTGTGTTGTTTTACGGGTTCTGAGTCAGGAACTGTTCGTCATTCTGGTGATGGATCGTGACGCCAGCCTGGGCAAGGGGCGCTACCTGCTGAGGCTCAAATCGTATGAGTTGGCCAGGATGCTGCTCTAG
- a CDS encoding tetratricopeptide repeat protein — protein sequence MQHERASFWADIKNYEEHLAQNPDSYLFSRLSDAYLKLNLVDDALHTARRGVEKFPAYVAGQRSLALACYAKGLMDESRQALEAVVAAVPEDAESQRILGRLLVAAGDPEGAQRLYRVLLDFHPDDEECREELRLLEQPSLAEVAVGVQQSVEQTSVPDLPSLAFSEQEEDVIDLDDGDILLEEVVEEEPPVPAAAPRLDPLSTATLAELYVQQGFLSKALDIYRSLAVDDPGNSDALSRIAEIEAQQMERAAAGAVPPPLPEAVSLLTVQEVPTLPSGIPVQGQSDAVVATLEGWLDSIRRIKACR from the coding sequence ATGCAACATGAACGTGCATCATTCTGGGCTGATATCAAGAACTACGAGGAGCATCTGGCGCAGAACCCCGATTCCTATCTCTTCTCCCGGTTGTCGGACGCTTACCTTAAGCTCAATCTGGTGGATGACGCTCTGCACACCGCGCGGCGGGGGGTGGAGAAATTTCCCGCCTATGTTGCCGGTCAGCGCTCCCTGGCCCTGGCCTGTTACGCCAAGGGACTCATGGACGAGAGCCGCCAGGCCCTTGAGGCTGTCGTTGCGGCCGTACCTGAGGATGCCGAGAGTCAGAGAATTCTGGGGAGGCTTCTGGTTGCCGCGGGAGATCCTGAGGGGGCACAACGGCTCTATCGGGTTCTGCTGGATTTCCACCCCGATGACGAGGAGTGCCGCGAGGAACTGAGGCTGCTGGAACAGCCTTCCCTTGCCGAGGTTGCGGTGGGCGTCCAGCAGTCAGTGGAGCAGACATCTGTTCCTGATCTTCCTTCACTGGCGTTTTCCGAGCAGGAAGAAGATGTCATCGATCTCGATGATGGCGATATCCTGCTGGAGGAAGTGGTGGAAGAGGAACCTCCCGTTCCCGCTGCGGCTCCCCGCCTTGACCCGCTCTCCACCGCTACCTTGGCGGAACTGTACGTCCAGCAGGGGTTTCTCTCCAAGGCGCTGGATATCTACCGCTCCCTGGCGGTTGATGATCCGGGGAACAGCGATGCCCTGTCCCGTATCGCCGAGATTGAGGCCCAACAGATGGAGCGTGCGGCGGCTGGCGCGGTTCCGCCTCCTCTTCCTGAAGCAGTTTCTCTGCTGACTGTTCAGGAAGTACCGACGCTTCCTTCCGGAATCCCGGTTCAGGGGCAGTCCGATGCGGTGGTCGCCACGCTTGAGGGTTGGCTCGACTCGATCAGGAGGATCAAGGCATGTCGCTAA
- the aroB gene encoding 3-dehydroquinate synthase, with translation MSVLTVNLGENSYDILIDGGTLPSLGRHCLERGLSGRVAVISNPAVAELYAEQVRASLVESGNQVTLILIPEGEEHKNAATLNLVYDQLIQAGLDRNSYIVALGGGVVGDLAGFAAATFLRGIPFVQVPTTLLAQVDSSVGGKTAIDHPRGKNLIGAFYQPRLVLIDVETLTTLPQREFRAGLAEVIKYGVAMDLAFYELLERDSGRILEMDADCLERIVLRCCELKARVVEQDEKESGLRAILNYGHTLGHAIETLAGYGTLVHGEAVAIGMVLAARISLAGGYCSEGDVSRIVALLGRFGLPCIPPRIDQGRLAETLLTDKKSRSGIIRFICNRGIGDCVVVNLTAEQLLTLSGLEV, from the coding sequence GTGAGTGTGCTGACCGTCAACCTGGGAGAAAACAGTTACGATATTCTGATCGACGGCGGTACGCTCCCGTCGCTGGGGCGACACTGCCTCGAACGGGGGCTTTCCGGGCGCGTGGCGGTGATCAGCAACCCTGCCGTGGCGGAGTTGTACGCCGAGCAGGTGCGGGCATCGCTTGTCGAGTCAGGCAATCAGGTTACCCTGATCCTGATTCCCGAAGGAGAGGAACACAAGAACGCGGCGACCTTGAACCTCGTCTATGATCAGCTGATCCAGGCGGGTCTGGATCGCAACTCCTACATCGTGGCCCTCGGGGGCGGTGTCGTGGGAGACCTGGCCGGTTTCGCCGCCGCGACCTTCCTGCGCGGCATCCCCTTTGTGCAGGTTCCCACAACCCTGCTGGCGCAGGTCGACAGCAGCGTTGGCGGCAAGACAGCCATCGACCATCCGCGGGGCAAGAATCTGATCGGCGCCTTCTATCAGCCGCGCCTCGTACTGATCGACGTGGAGACGCTTACCACGCTTCCGCAGCGCGAGTTTCGCGCCGGCCTGGCCGAGGTGATCAAATACGGCGTAGCCATGGACCTGGCCTTCTATGAACTCCTGGAACGGGACAGCGGCAGGATTCTGGAGATGGATGCCGACTGCCTGGAGCGCATCGTGTTGCGCTGCTGTGAACTGAAGGCGCGGGTTGTGGAGCAAGACGAGAAGGAGAGCGGACTACGCGCCATCCTCAACTACGGCCATACCCTGGGCCATGCCATTGAAACCCTGGCCGGTTACGGCACCCTGGTGCATGGCGAGGCGGTTGCCATCGGCATGGTGCTTGCCGCCCGGATCAGTCTGGCCGGCGGATACTGCAGCGAGGGGGATGTTTCCCGGATCGTCGCTCTCCTGGGGCGTTTTGGTCTCCCGTGCATCCCTCCCCGGATCGACCAAGGCCGTTTGGCGGAGACCTTGCTGACGGACAAGAAGAGTCGCAGCGGCATCATCAGATTTATCTGCAATCGCGGCATCGGCGACTGTGTCGTGGTTAACTTGACCGCGGAGCAACTGCTCACCCTGAGTGGACTGGAGGTCTGA
- the aroC gene encoding chorismate synthase encodes MLRYLTAGESHGPQLTAIIEGMPAGVPLLAEDINRELARRQQGYGRGDRMKIEKDQVEILSGVRWGETLASPLTLVVKNRDWENWSTKMSSLPEFRDESQAVTRPRPGHADLGGALKYGHRDLRNILERSSARETAVRVAVGAAAKALLRLFGIRVGGVVREVGGVVATDPAASFEYIWASAGQSPLFCCDGAAEQEMKRLIDDAKGSGDTLGGVVEVQVIGVPPGLGSHVQWDRKLDARLAMALMSIQAIKGVEVGIGFETARRPGSQVHDEIFRDAARTGADSGGAYYRTSNNAGGIEGGMSNGEAIILRAAMKPIPTLYKPLRSVDMLTHEPFQAAVERSDTCAVPAALVVAEAVVAVEIANAFLEKFGGDSVQEIRRNYQGYCERIRTL; translated from the coding sequence ATGCTTCGTTATCTGACAGCAGGGGAATCCCACGGACCACAGTTGACCGCGATTATCGAGGGGATGCCGGCCGGCGTTCCGCTTCTGGCCGAGGATATCAACCGCGAGCTGGCCCGGCGCCAGCAGGGCTACGGCCGTGGCGACCGGATGAAGATCGAGAAAGACCAGGTGGAGATACTCTCCGGGGTGCGTTGGGGAGAGACGCTGGCATCACCGTTAACCCTGGTGGTGAAAAACCGCGACTGGGAAAACTGGAGTACGAAGATGTCGTCGCTTCCGGAGTTTCGCGACGAATCACAGGCTGTCACACGTCCCCGTCCAGGCCATGCCGACCTGGGCGGCGCCCTCAAGTACGGTCACCGGGACCTGCGCAACATCCTGGAACGCTCCAGTGCCCGCGAGACTGCCGTGCGTGTTGCCGTGGGAGCTGCTGCCAAGGCCCTGCTGCGGCTCTTCGGCATCAGGGTGGGTGGGGTTGTCCGCGAAGTGGGTGGTGTCGTAGCCACCGACCCCGCTGCCTCCTTTGAATACATCTGGGCCAGCGCCGGACAGTCGCCATTGTTCTGCTGTGACGGGGCTGCCGAGCAGGAGATGAAACGACTGATCGATGACGCCAAGGGGAGCGGCGATACCCTGGGTGGGGTGGTGGAGGTGCAGGTGATCGGCGTTCCGCCCGGCCTGGGGAGCCATGTCCAGTGGGACCGCAAGCTGGATGCGCGACTGGCCATGGCGCTGATGAGCATTCAGGCCATCAAGGGGGTCGAGGTGGGCATCGGTTTTGAGACGGCCCGACGCCCCGGTTCCCAGGTGCACGATGAGATATTCCGCGATGCCGCACGCACCGGAGCCGATTCAGGCGGCGCCTATTACCGCACGTCCAACAATGCCGGCGGCATCGAGGGGGGCATGTCCAACGGCGAGGCGATCATCCTCAGGGCTGCCATGAAACCGATCCCCACCCTCTATAAGCCGCTCCGCTCGGTTGACATGCTGACCCATGAGCCGTTCCAGGCGGCGGTTGAGCGCTCCGATACCTGTGCCGTTCCTGCCGCGCTGGTGGTGGCCGAGGCGGTTGTTGCCGTTGAGATCGCCAATGCCTTTCTCGAGAAGTTCGGCGGCGATTCCGTCCAGGAAATCAGGCGCAATTACCAGGGGTATTGCGAACGGATTCGCACCCTCTGA
- a CDS encoding DUF4388 domain-containing protein translates to MSFAGDLEHLPIVDVIQLLHSTRKTGTLCLKSQKGESQLVFNDGYIVSANHVQNNVRIGQILVEMSAITPEHLEEALQRQERDGTGRKPLIATLIEGGQIDRQVAFAGLETLIEMTIVEVLTWNSGTFALDVDATVTSDEYRYFPEILKQEIQLNTQNILMDALRIYDEKMRDGTLGEGAFLATHDFEATEQNGIITADVLGLDDLDKLDKKIPDVFLGLKEYDVSEIHRQRIREAVPDLPPDDQNRLFTLLREYSDETPSASPATDSPAPPLAVIVFSNDPFITHIVSTVCRHEGLFVFSTDDATNLDPIVDQSLAKELVPLLVIDAPLEADGPFSPGEIQDLLLRKREKYPHIVILQLVAPRDCEFPLLALQAGVRSVLARPVRGKQHALFVENSAKFLKTFQLTLQKNYVSSDQRILRCFKDCICELDSQRSLPEMAFVVLTFASAMFERTLTLVVRENQLIAEKGFGIRGDKSSGATEAMLFNVPLGEPSVFQDVLKSGRYFYGQCNDAVLSTHLHARIGTPHSPKMMLMPIKALGRVIALIYGDFGDMAGSPLQIDLLDIAARHAGLLLDNSLYRKRYLASAQKSNQNTPQS, encoded by the coding sequence ATGTCCTTTGCAGGTGACCTGGAGCACTTACCCATAGTCGATGTGATTCAGCTGCTCCACTCCACGAGAAAAACAGGGACGCTCTGCCTCAAAAGCCAGAAGGGGGAGAGTCAACTGGTTTTTAATGACGGCTATATCGTCAGTGCAAACCACGTCCAGAACAACGTCCGTATCGGCCAGATCCTGGTGGAGATGTCCGCCATCACCCCCGAACACCTGGAGGAAGCGCTTCAACGCCAGGAACGTGACGGAACCGGACGTAAGCCGCTGATCGCCACGCTCATCGAGGGTGGCCAGATCGACCGCCAAGTCGCCTTTGCCGGCCTGGAAACACTGATCGAGATGACCATCGTAGAGGTATTGACCTGGAACAGCGGCACATTCGCTCTGGATGTGGACGCAACGGTGACAAGCGATGAATACCGTTATTTCCCCGAGATTCTCAAACAGGAAATCCAGCTCAATACGCAGAACATCCTTATGGATGCCCTGCGCATATACGACGAAAAGATGCGTGACGGCACGCTGGGTGAGGGAGCCTTCCTGGCAACCCATGACTTCGAGGCAACGGAACAGAACGGCATCATTACCGCGGATGTGCTCGGCCTCGACGACCTCGACAAGCTTGACAAAAAGATCCCGGATGTGTTCCTGGGACTGAAGGAGTACGACGTCTCTGAAATCCATCGCCAGAGAATCAGGGAGGCTGTGCCAGACCTGCCCCCGGACGACCAGAACCGGCTTTTCACCCTGCTACGGGAATACTCCGACGAGACGCCTTCCGCCTCCCCGGCGACAGACTCCCCTGCCCCGCCCCTGGCGGTGATCGTCTTCAGCAACGACCCCTTCATTACCCACATTGTCTCCACCGTGTGCAGACATGAAGGACTATTCGTCTTCTCCACCGACGATGCGACAAACCTGGACCCGATCGTTGACCAGTCCCTTGCCAAGGAACTGGTGCCACTCCTGGTCATTGACGCGCCGCTTGAGGCGGATGGCCCCTTTTCCCCCGGCGAAATCCAGGATCTGCTGCTGCGAAAGCGGGAAAAGTATCCCCACATCGTTATCCTGCAACTGGTCGCGCCCCGCGACTGCGAGTTTCCCCTGCTGGCTCTGCAGGCCGGCGTGCGCAGCGTCCTGGCCAGGCCCGTCAGGGGGAAACAGCACGCGCTTTTCGTGGAAAACAGCGCCAAGTTTCTGAAAACATTCCAGCTTACGCTGCAAAAAAACTATGTAAGCTCCGACCAAAGGATACTGCGCTGCTTCAAGGATTGCATCTGTGAACTGGACAGCCAGCGCAGCCTGCCGGAAATGGCCTTTGTGGTGCTCACATTCGCCTCCGCCATGTTCGAGCGAACGCTGACGCTGGTCGTGAGAGAAAACCAGCTGATCGCCGAAAAGGGATTCGGGATCAGGGGCGACAAAAGCAGCGGGGCAACGGAAGCCATGCTTTTCAACGTGCCACTGGGAGAGCCGTCGGTATTTCAGGACGTGCTCAAAAGCGGCCGCTACTTCTACGGCCAGTGCAACGACGCGGTCCTGAGTACCCATCTCCATGCGCGGATCGGAACGCCCCACAGCCCCAAGATGATGCTCATGCCCATCAAGGCCCTGGGACGGGTCATCGCCCTGATCTACGGCGATTTTGGCGACATGGCCGGTTCGCCGCTCCAGATCGACCTTCTGGATATCGCTGCACGCCATGCCGGACTGCTGCTGGACAACAGCCTGTACCGGAAGAGATATCTCGCCTCGGCCCAGAAGAGCAACCAGAACACCCCGCAGTCATAA
- a CDS encoding type IV pilus twitching motility protein PilT: MDINILHQILEIAFQKRVSDLHFEVDNPPFFRGRGQLIRSKMQNLTPGDTEFIAARVLEQNNRQINSDFKELDASYALPSGGRFRASVFKQRGHFGIVMRVIPPHVSTFQELNLPPVLEEIAKAPNGLILVTGPTGNGKSTTLAAMIRCINEHNNYNIITIEDPIEFLFTSQRSCIIQREVGIDTASFNSALKAALRMDPDVIMVGEMRDTETIDACIKAAETGHLVLTTLHTQGAVSTINRIVGNFPPDTQEIIRQRLADILVATISLRLVKDKTGESILPVVEIMRATTTIQACIREGRLSELEKHIENGSSQYQMQSLDQHLLQLYKQGQITIEDAKRLTHSMDLERKLMFDS; the protein is encoded by the coding sequence ATGGACATCAACATACTGCACCAGATCCTGGAAATCGCCTTTCAGAAACGGGTTTCCGACCTCCATTTCGAGGTCGACAATCCCCCCTTTTTCCGGGGACGCGGGCAACTGATCCGCTCCAAGATGCAGAATCTGACCCCCGGGGACACGGAGTTCATAGCAGCACGCGTCCTGGAGCAGAACAATCGCCAGATCAATAGTGATTTCAAGGAACTTGACGCGTCATACGCTTTACCCAGCGGAGGGCGCTTCCGTGCCAGCGTCTTCAAGCAGCGCGGACACTTCGGCATCGTCATGCGTGTCATCCCTCCCCACGTCAGTACCTTCCAGGAGCTGAACCTGCCGCCGGTGCTGGAGGAGATTGCCAAGGCGCCCAACGGCCTGATCCTGGTCACCGGCCCCACCGGTAACGGCAAATCCACCACCCTGGCAGCCATGATCAGATGCATCAACGAACACAACAACTACAACATCATAACCATAGAAGATCCCATTGAATTCCTCTTCACCTCCCAGAGGAGTTGCATCATCCAGAGGGAGGTCGGCATCGACACCGCCAGCTTCAACAGCGCCCTGAAGGCGGCTCTGCGCATGGATCCGGATGTAATCATGGTGGGAGAAATGCGCGACACGGAAACCATCGACGCCTGCATCAAGGCGGCGGAGACCGGCCATCTGGTCCTGACCACCCTGCACACCCAGGGTGCCGTCTCCACCATAAACCGCATCGTGGGCAACTTCCCGCCCGACACGCAGGAGATCATCCGCCAGCGGTTGGCCGATATCCTCGTGGCCACCATCTCGCTGCGACTGGTAAAGGACAAAACCGGCGAGAGCATCCTGCCGGTGGTGGAGATCATGCGCGCCACCACGACCATCCAGGCCTGCATCCGCGAGGGGCGGCTGAGCGAACTGGAAAAGCATATCGAAAACGGCAGTTCCCAGTACCAGATGCAGTCTTTGGACCAACACCTGCTGCAGCTCTACAAACAGGGGCAGATCACCATCGAGGATGCCAAGCGTCTGACCCACTCCATGGACCTGGAACGGAAGCTTATGTTCGATTCATAG
- a CDS encoding D-2-hydroxyacid dehydrogenase, producing MSEKSRIVILDGHTINPGDASWEPLEALGECVIHGRTPPELIVERAREARVILTSKCTLSAAVLAALPKLEYLSVLATGYNNVDIVAAGRRGIPVSNVPAYATETVAQAVFALLLELTSAVGAHAAAVRGGEWVDCPDFCFYRKTILELNGLTLGVVGYGSTGQAVARIANAFGMRVLVHAQRIPRHLGQLPVRLVPLEELFETADVISLNCPQTRENSGFVNAGLLARMKPSSLLINTSRGGLINEADLDRALRDGIIAGAGLDVLAHEPPRGDNPLLSAPNCIITPHLAWASLAARTRLVGMAAANVASFLAAAPVNVINGEYLPAARG from the coding sequence ATGAGCGAGAAGAGCAGAATCGTGATTCTGGACGGCCATACCATCAACCCCGGCGATGCCAGCTGGGAACCGCTGGAGGCACTGGGGGAGTGTGTGATCCATGGGCGTACTCCGCCGGAGTTGATCGTCGAACGTGCCCGGGAGGCGCGCGTGATCCTGACCAGCAAGTGCACTTTGAGCGCCGCTGTTCTGGCGGCATTGCCGAAGCTCGAATATTTATCGGTCCTGGCCACCGGCTACAACAACGTCGACATTGTTGCTGCGGGGCGGCGGGGCATTCCGGTCTCCAACGTTCCGGCCTATGCAACGGAAACGGTTGCCCAGGCTGTATTTGCCCTGCTGCTGGAGTTGACCTCGGCTGTTGGCGCCCATGCTGCCGCGGTAAGGGGGGGGGAGTGGGTGGACTGTCCCGATTTCTGTTTCTACCGGAAAACCATCCTGGAGTTGAATGGCCTGACCCTGGGGGTCGTGGGCTACGGCTCGACCGGGCAGGCTGTCGCGCGCATCGCCAACGCGTTCGGCATGCGAGTCCTCGTCCATGCCCAGCGCATTCCGCGTCACCTGGGACAATTGCCGGTGCGTTTGGTTCCCCTGGAGGAGCTTTTCGAGACCGCAGACGTGATCAGCCTCAACTGTCCGCAGACCAGGGAAAACAGCGGATTTGTCAATGCCGGGCTCCTGGCGAGAATGAAACCGAGCTCCCTTCTGATCAATACGTCCAGGGGAGGCCTGATAAACGAGGCCGACCTGGACCGGGCGTTGCGTGACGGTATCATCGCCGGAGCGGGACTGGATGTGCTTGCCCACGAACCGCCCCGTGGCGACAACCCGCTGCTCTCGGCCCCCAACTGCATCATCACCCCCCACCTTGCCTGGGCCTCGCTGGCGGCGCGCACAAGGCTGGTGGGGATGGCAGCCGCCAACGTGGCCTCGTTTCTGGCCGCTGCGCCGGTCAATGTGATCAACGGCGAGTACCTGCCCGCAGCACGCGGCTAG